The Primulina eburnea isolate SZY01 chromosome 6, ASM2296580v1, whole genome shotgun sequence genome contains a region encoding:
- the LOC140833769 gene encoding sodium-dependent phosphate transport protein 1, chloroplastic-like — MLAPIAAKLGLPMLLVVRAFMGVGEGVAMPAMNNILSKWVPVSERSRSLALVYSRMYIGSVTGLSFSPILIHKFGWPSVFFSFGSLGTICFTWWLSQAYSSPLEDPQLSPDEKKLILGNSKVIEPVK; from the exons ATGCTCGCACCTATTGCAGCAAAGCTTGGATTGCCTATGTTACTCGTGGTTCGTGCTTTCATGGGTGTTGGTGAG GGTGTTGCGATGCCTGCTATGAATAATATTCTGTCAAAATGGGTACCTGTGTCAGAGAGGAGTAGATCGTTGGCATTGGTTTACAGTCGGATGTATATTGGATCCGTAACTGGTCTATCATTTTCGCCAATTTTGATCCATAAATTTGGCTGGCCATCCGTCTTCTTTTCATTTGGTTCTCTGGGTACAATTTGTTTCACTTGGTGGCTCAGCCAG GCATACAGCTCACCACTTGAGGACCCCCAGTTATCGCCTGATGAAAAGAAGCTAATTCTTGGCAATAGTAAAGTGATTGAACCTGTAAAGTAA
- the LOC140833770 gene encoding uncharacterized protein isoform X2 has product MEDLFCGETMKGETMKKIDNPLVYLDVSINGGPAERIVIELFANIVPKTAENFRALCTGEKGTGVSTGKPLHYKGSTFHRIIRGFMAQGGDFSQGNGTGGESIYGGKFSDENFRLDHSEPGFLSMANSGPNTNGSQFFIIFKRQPHLDGKHVVFGKVVKGMEIVKKVEQIGTADGKPSGFVKIVDCGETSGTEKRNSVGSKKVEVKKGRGNQKASPKDPRRKRRRQYSSSDSSDTDSDSSSSETDSSSASDSESDTYSSSSSSDRRRKKKRKLTTRERHQRGKKKKIAERNGKAKRKSKRNVESSSDTDSSSSSSMSTSSSESASSDAKDTSRGKSSDKIKVSSKEGEKPAGQSLVQLNDVKQKHTRDTSSDEEGQFSLKNNNLLNNGHGADLNKSEISREIHKTDGSVRSSPGGRQRSSMHGIRSRSPRLRKSVEFPRASDQQGEKNTSRTPVESPSNKGSQPSASSRGRNLSRSRSPGGTQKRIKKGRGFTERYSFVRKYRTPSPENRSYSYSGRNTRRYHDRYSERSPPRNYRSPPRRRRSPPRYERRSRSRSGSRSPVSYRGRDRNHNRNPVRSPSPADRLPVISDKLKSRLGPKMDDVHARVRGRSPSGSRSRSSSPSRSSGAAAPRNRAVKPSSPSLSPSGQRGLVSYDDLSPHEAVS; this is encoded by the exons ATGGAAGATT TGTTTTGTGGAGAAACTATGAAGGGAGAAACTATGAAGAAAATAGATAATCCACTAGTTTACTTGGATGTATCCATCAATGGAGGCCCTGCAGAAAGAATTGTTATTGAG TTGTTTGCCAACATTGTCCCCAAGACAGCAGAAAATTTTCGGGCGCTTTGCACTG GTGAGAAAGGCACTGGAGTCTCAACAGGGAAACCTCTGCACTATAAGGGTTCCACATTTCATAGGATAATTAGAGGATTCATGGCACAA gGTGGGGATTTTTCCCAAGGAAATG GCACTGGTGGAGAAAGCATTTATGGAGGGAAATTCTCTG ATGAAAACTTTAGGTTGGATCATAGTGAGCCAGGCTTCCTCTCCATGGCTAATAGTGGCCCAAACACAAATGGATCTCAATtctttataatatttaaacgCCAACCTCATCTGGATGG GAAACATGTAGTTTTTGGAAAGGTTGTGAAAGGAATGGAAATTGTTAAGAAAGTTGAGCAGATAGGAACAGCAGATGGAAAACCATCTGGATTTGTAAAAATTGTGGATTGTGGTGAGACATCTGGGACTGAGAAGCGAAATTCAGTTGGTTCAAAAAAGGTTGAAGTAAAGAAAG GAAGAGGTAATCAGAAAGCATCTCCTAAAGACCCTAGAAGAAAGAGAAGGCGACAATACTCTTCCTCTGATTCTTCTGATACAGACTCTGATTCATCTTCATCAGAGACAGATTCCTCTTCAGCATCTGATTCCGAGTCTGACACTTACTCTTCTAGTTCATCCAGTGATAGGAGACGgaagaagaagaggaagttAACAACAAGGGAAAGACACCAACGtgggaaaaaaaagaaaatagccGAACGCAATGGAAAAGCAAAACGGAAGTCCAAAAG GAATGTGGAAAGTTCCAGTGATACTGATAGTAGCAGTAGTAGTAGCATGAGCACTAGCAGTAGCGAAAGCGCCAGCTCTGATGCAAAAGATACGAGTAGGGGCAAATCATCAGATAAAATTAAGGTGTCGAGCAAAGAAGGGGAGAAGCCAGCTGGTCAAAGTCTTG TGCAGCTAAATGATGTGAAACAGAAACACACGAGGGATAcatcaagtgatgaagagggaCAGTTTTCTCTGAAGAATAATAATCTCTTGAATAATGGACATGGGGCAGATCTCAACAAGAGTGAAATTTCCCGAGAAATTCACAAAACTGATGGGTCAGTCAGATCCAG TCCTGGTGGAAGGCAAAGATCTAGTATGCATGGCATTCGGAGCAGAAGTCCTAGACTCCGAAAAAGCGTTGAATTTCCTCGAGCTTCTGATCAGCAAGGTGAGAAAAATACTTCAAGAACTCCTGTGGAAAGTCCTTCAAACAAAGGATCTCAACCTTCTGCATCTAGTCGAGGTCGAAATTTGTCCAGAAGCCGCTCTCCAGGTGGAACTCAGAAGCGCATTAAAAAGGGGCGGGGATTTACTGAACGGTACTCCTTTGTGAGAAAATATCGCACACCATCTCCAGAAAATAGATCTTATAGTTACAGTGGAAGAAACACTCGAAGATACCATGACAG ATATTCAGAACGCTCACCACCAAGAAATTACAGGAGCCCACCAAGAAGGCGCAGGAGCCCGCCCAG ATATGAAAGGAGGAGCCGGAGCAGGTCTGGTTCTCGAAGCCCTGTTTCCTACCGTGGTCGTGACAGGAACCATAACAGAAATCCTGTTCGCAGTCCCAGTCCTGCAGATAGGCTCCCTGTAATCAGTGACAAATTAAAGTCCCGTCTTGGCCCAAAAATGGATGATGTACACGCACGTGTCAGGGGAAGGTCTCCTTCAGGCTCCAGGAGCCGTAGTTCATCGCCATCTAGATCTTCTGGAGCAGCGGCTCCTAGAAACCGTGCAGTGAAGCCATCATCCCCTTCACTTAGTCCCAGTGGACAAAGGGGTTTAGTATCATATGACGATTTGAGTCCACATGAAGCAGTAAGTTAG
- the LOC140833770 gene encoding uncharacterized protein isoform X1 — MEDCNSLFCGETMKGETMKKIDNPLVYLDVSINGGPAERIVIELFANIVPKTAENFRALCTGEKGTGVSTGKPLHYKGSTFHRIIRGFMAQGGDFSQGNGTGGESIYGGKFSDENFRLDHSEPGFLSMANSGPNTNGSQFFIIFKRQPHLDGKHVVFGKVVKGMEIVKKVEQIGTADGKPSGFVKIVDCGETSGTEKRNSVGSKKVEVKKGRGNQKASPKDPRRKRRRQYSSSDSSDTDSDSSSSETDSSSASDSESDTYSSSSSSDRRRKKKRKLTTRERHQRGKKKKIAERNGKAKRKSKRNVESSSDTDSSSSSSMSTSSSESASSDAKDTSRGKSSDKIKVSSKEGEKPAGQSLVQLNDVKQKHTRDTSSDEEGQFSLKNNNLLNNGHGADLNKSEISREIHKTDGSVRSSPGGRQRSSMHGIRSRSPRLRKSVEFPRASDQQGEKNTSRTPVESPSNKGSQPSASSRGRNLSRSRSPGGTQKRIKKGRGFTERYSFVRKYRTPSPENRSYSYSGRNTRRYHDRYSERSPPRNYRSPPRRRRSPPRYERRSRSRSGSRSPVSYRGRDRNHNRNPVRSPSPADRLPVISDKLKSRLGPKMDDVHARVRGRSPSGSRSRSSSPSRSSGAAAPRNRAVKPSSPSLSPSGQRGLVSYDDLSPHEAVS, encoded by the exons ATGGAAGATTGTAATTCCC TGTTTTGTGGAGAAACTATGAAGGGAGAAACTATGAAGAAAATAGATAATCCACTAGTTTACTTGGATGTATCCATCAATGGAGGCCCTGCAGAAAGAATTGTTATTGAG TTGTTTGCCAACATTGTCCCCAAGACAGCAGAAAATTTTCGGGCGCTTTGCACTG GTGAGAAAGGCACTGGAGTCTCAACAGGGAAACCTCTGCACTATAAGGGTTCCACATTTCATAGGATAATTAGAGGATTCATGGCACAA gGTGGGGATTTTTCCCAAGGAAATG GCACTGGTGGAGAAAGCATTTATGGAGGGAAATTCTCTG ATGAAAACTTTAGGTTGGATCATAGTGAGCCAGGCTTCCTCTCCATGGCTAATAGTGGCCCAAACACAAATGGATCTCAATtctttataatatttaaacgCCAACCTCATCTGGATGG GAAACATGTAGTTTTTGGAAAGGTTGTGAAAGGAATGGAAATTGTTAAGAAAGTTGAGCAGATAGGAACAGCAGATGGAAAACCATCTGGATTTGTAAAAATTGTGGATTGTGGTGAGACATCTGGGACTGAGAAGCGAAATTCAGTTGGTTCAAAAAAGGTTGAAGTAAAGAAAG GAAGAGGTAATCAGAAAGCATCTCCTAAAGACCCTAGAAGAAAGAGAAGGCGACAATACTCTTCCTCTGATTCTTCTGATACAGACTCTGATTCATCTTCATCAGAGACAGATTCCTCTTCAGCATCTGATTCCGAGTCTGACACTTACTCTTCTAGTTCATCCAGTGATAGGAGACGgaagaagaagaggaagttAACAACAAGGGAAAGACACCAACGtgggaaaaaaaagaaaatagccGAACGCAATGGAAAAGCAAAACGGAAGTCCAAAAG GAATGTGGAAAGTTCCAGTGATACTGATAGTAGCAGTAGTAGTAGCATGAGCACTAGCAGTAGCGAAAGCGCCAGCTCTGATGCAAAAGATACGAGTAGGGGCAAATCATCAGATAAAATTAAGGTGTCGAGCAAAGAAGGGGAGAAGCCAGCTGGTCAAAGTCTTG TGCAGCTAAATGATGTGAAACAGAAACACACGAGGGATAcatcaagtgatgaagagggaCAGTTTTCTCTGAAGAATAATAATCTCTTGAATAATGGACATGGGGCAGATCTCAACAAGAGTGAAATTTCCCGAGAAATTCACAAAACTGATGGGTCAGTCAGATCCAG TCCTGGTGGAAGGCAAAGATCTAGTATGCATGGCATTCGGAGCAGAAGTCCTAGACTCCGAAAAAGCGTTGAATTTCCTCGAGCTTCTGATCAGCAAGGTGAGAAAAATACTTCAAGAACTCCTGTGGAAAGTCCTTCAAACAAAGGATCTCAACCTTCTGCATCTAGTCGAGGTCGAAATTTGTCCAGAAGCCGCTCTCCAGGTGGAACTCAGAAGCGCATTAAAAAGGGGCGGGGATTTACTGAACGGTACTCCTTTGTGAGAAAATATCGCACACCATCTCCAGAAAATAGATCTTATAGTTACAGTGGAAGAAACACTCGAAGATACCATGACAG ATATTCAGAACGCTCACCACCAAGAAATTACAGGAGCCCACCAAGAAGGCGCAGGAGCCCGCCCAG ATATGAAAGGAGGAGCCGGAGCAGGTCTGGTTCTCGAAGCCCTGTTTCCTACCGTGGTCGTGACAGGAACCATAACAGAAATCCTGTTCGCAGTCCCAGTCCTGCAGATAGGCTCCCTGTAATCAGTGACAAATTAAAGTCCCGTCTTGGCCCAAAAATGGATGATGTACACGCACGTGTCAGGGGAAGGTCTCCTTCAGGCTCCAGGAGCCGTAGTTCATCGCCATCTAGATCTTCTGGAGCAGCGGCTCCTAGAAACCGTGCAGTGAAGCCATCATCCCCTTCACTTAGTCCCAGTGGACAAAGGGGTTTAGTATCATATGACGATTTGAGTCCACATGAAGCAGTAAGTTAG
- the LOC140833770 gene encoding uncharacterized protein isoform X3 — protein MKGETMKKIDNPLVYLDVSINGGPAERIVIELFANIVPKTAENFRALCTGEKGTGVSTGKPLHYKGSTFHRIIRGFMAQGGDFSQGNGTGGESIYGGKFSDENFRLDHSEPGFLSMANSGPNTNGSQFFIIFKRQPHLDGKHVVFGKVVKGMEIVKKVEQIGTADGKPSGFVKIVDCGETSGTEKRNSVGSKKVEVKKGRGNQKASPKDPRRKRRRQYSSSDSSDTDSDSSSSETDSSSASDSESDTYSSSSSSDRRRKKKRKLTTRERHQRGKKKKIAERNGKAKRKSKRNVESSSDTDSSSSSSMSTSSSESASSDAKDTSRGKSSDKIKVSSKEGEKPAGQSLVQLNDVKQKHTRDTSSDEEGQFSLKNNNLLNNGHGADLNKSEISREIHKTDGSVRSSPGGRQRSSMHGIRSRSPRLRKSVEFPRASDQQGEKNTSRTPVESPSNKGSQPSASSRGRNLSRSRSPGGTQKRIKKGRGFTERYSFVRKYRTPSPENRSYSYSGRNTRRYHDRYSERSPPRNYRSPPRRRRSPPRYERRSRSRSGSRSPVSYRGRDRNHNRNPVRSPSPADRLPVISDKLKSRLGPKMDDVHARVRGRSPSGSRSRSSSPSRSSGAAAPRNRAVKPSSPSLSPSGQRGLVSYDDLSPHEAVS, from the exons ATGAAGGGAGAAACTATGAAGAAAATAGATAATCCACTAGTTTACTTGGATGTATCCATCAATGGAGGCCCTGCAGAAAGAATTGTTATTGAG TTGTTTGCCAACATTGTCCCCAAGACAGCAGAAAATTTTCGGGCGCTTTGCACTG GTGAGAAAGGCACTGGAGTCTCAACAGGGAAACCTCTGCACTATAAGGGTTCCACATTTCATAGGATAATTAGAGGATTCATGGCACAA gGTGGGGATTTTTCCCAAGGAAATG GCACTGGTGGAGAAAGCATTTATGGAGGGAAATTCTCTG ATGAAAACTTTAGGTTGGATCATAGTGAGCCAGGCTTCCTCTCCATGGCTAATAGTGGCCCAAACACAAATGGATCTCAATtctttataatatttaaacgCCAACCTCATCTGGATGG GAAACATGTAGTTTTTGGAAAGGTTGTGAAAGGAATGGAAATTGTTAAGAAAGTTGAGCAGATAGGAACAGCAGATGGAAAACCATCTGGATTTGTAAAAATTGTGGATTGTGGTGAGACATCTGGGACTGAGAAGCGAAATTCAGTTGGTTCAAAAAAGGTTGAAGTAAAGAAAG GAAGAGGTAATCAGAAAGCATCTCCTAAAGACCCTAGAAGAAAGAGAAGGCGACAATACTCTTCCTCTGATTCTTCTGATACAGACTCTGATTCATCTTCATCAGAGACAGATTCCTCTTCAGCATCTGATTCCGAGTCTGACACTTACTCTTCTAGTTCATCCAGTGATAGGAGACGgaagaagaagaggaagttAACAACAAGGGAAAGACACCAACGtgggaaaaaaaagaaaatagccGAACGCAATGGAAAAGCAAAACGGAAGTCCAAAAG GAATGTGGAAAGTTCCAGTGATACTGATAGTAGCAGTAGTAGTAGCATGAGCACTAGCAGTAGCGAAAGCGCCAGCTCTGATGCAAAAGATACGAGTAGGGGCAAATCATCAGATAAAATTAAGGTGTCGAGCAAAGAAGGGGAGAAGCCAGCTGGTCAAAGTCTTG TGCAGCTAAATGATGTGAAACAGAAACACACGAGGGATAcatcaagtgatgaagagggaCAGTTTTCTCTGAAGAATAATAATCTCTTGAATAATGGACATGGGGCAGATCTCAACAAGAGTGAAATTTCCCGAGAAATTCACAAAACTGATGGGTCAGTCAGATCCAG TCCTGGTGGAAGGCAAAGATCTAGTATGCATGGCATTCGGAGCAGAAGTCCTAGACTCCGAAAAAGCGTTGAATTTCCTCGAGCTTCTGATCAGCAAGGTGAGAAAAATACTTCAAGAACTCCTGTGGAAAGTCCTTCAAACAAAGGATCTCAACCTTCTGCATCTAGTCGAGGTCGAAATTTGTCCAGAAGCCGCTCTCCAGGTGGAACTCAGAAGCGCATTAAAAAGGGGCGGGGATTTACTGAACGGTACTCCTTTGTGAGAAAATATCGCACACCATCTCCAGAAAATAGATCTTATAGTTACAGTGGAAGAAACACTCGAAGATACCATGACAG ATATTCAGAACGCTCACCACCAAGAAATTACAGGAGCCCACCAAGAAGGCGCAGGAGCCCGCCCAG ATATGAAAGGAGGAGCCGGAGCAGGTCTGGTTCTCGAAGCCCTGTTTCCTACCGTGGTCGTGACAGGAACCATAACAGAAATCCTGTTCGCAGTCCCAGTCCTGCAGATAGGCTCCCTGTAATCAGTGACAAATTAAAGTCCCGTCTTGGCCCAAAAATGGATGATGTACACGCACGTGTCAGGGGAAGGTCTCCTTCAGGCTCCAGGAGCCGTAGTTCATCGCCATCTAGATCTTCTGGAGCAGCGGCTCCTAGAAACCGTGCAGTGAAGCCATCATCCCCTTCACTTAGTCCCAGTGGACAAAGGGGTTTAGTATCATATGACGATTTGAGTCCACATGAAGCAGTAAGTTAG